The sequence GTAGAAATGGGAAAAATGACTGGCCAGCATGCCTACGTCACCGTGGCGCTCACGCAGGGGCGCGGTCATCACCTGCAGGACATTGAGCCGGTAATACAAATCTTCGCGAAAGGTGCCCTTCTCAATCGCAGCTTCCAGATCGACGTGGGTCGCTGCCAATACCCGTACATCCACCGGAATCGGCTGGCTGCCCCCCACCCGCTCGATGTGCTTTTCCTGGAGAAACCGTAGCAGGTTGGCTTGCAACTCCATGGGCAAGTCGCCGATTTCATCGAGAAACAAGGTGCCGCCATGGGCGGCCTCGATCCTCCCGACCTTGCGCTGGTGCGCGCCAGTGAACGCGCCCTTTTCATGCCCAAACAGTTCGGATTGGATCAGGTGCTCGGGAATCGCCCCGCAGTTGATAGCCACGAAGGGCTTGGCATGGCGCTGGGATTGCCGATGCAAGGTTCTGGCGACCAGCTCCTTGCCAGTACCGCTGTCGCCCCGAATCAATACCGGCGATTCGGTGGGCGCCAGTTTAGCCAGCAGTTTGCGCAGTTCGCGGATCGGCCGGCTGTCCCCCAACAGCTCATGCTCCTGCTGCTCAACCTGGGTATTACCCTGCCCCCGTAGCCGTGCCATGCCAAACGCGCGGCCCAAGGTCACCTGAACTCGGGACACGTCGAACGGTAACGTGTGGAAATCGAAGAACCACTCGCAGACAAAGTCTCCGACGTTTTGCAGGCGCAACATCTCCGGACTCAGTACCGCAATCCATTCGGTACCGCTGCGACTGATCAATTCCTTGACTGCTTCGGGTCGATCCAGATGAAACGGTTGTAGGCGCAATAGCCCTACATCACAGGACCGATCCCCTACGGCTTCCAAGGTGCAACTGTCCACATCCCACCCCACTGTGCGTAAACCGGGCAGTAACCGGTGGCAATCATCGCAGGGATCGACCACAAGCAGGCTACGCAGGGTAGGTGTAACGACCATGACTATTCCTTGGCGTCAAAATCATTAAAGTTATTTAGAAACAGTAGTTTGTGAATGCTGTCGGTAACCCTAGCAAGATCTTGACGCCGGCTTGTATCGTTTGGCTATAAAGCTGTCAAAAAAACGATTTTTTTGTGAGACGGAAAGCCAGTCCCGTCTTTCACCAAACTTTCAAAGGCGCGCCTTACATGACCCTAATCACGGAAAGTTGAAAATTGTTGTTCTAACATGTGACCCGCACCCCGCCATCGTGCATCAGTACAAGTACAAGCCGAACGGTAAGCCCAACCGACGGCAGATCATTTGATTGGGCATTTAGCGAGAAGACCCTATGAACGCCCCGCTCCGTATCAACGAAGCACTTTTGATTGCAGACCGCGCCTTCAAACCCTTTCAGTGTGTGGCTTGGGCCGACGGTAACGGCGAACTCAGCCTGACCGTCATCGACCGGACCAATACCCGTATTGGCCGCAAACAGGTGTCATCCAGTACTTACTCCGATCCGGCACAGTTGGAAGACCTGCTTATTCAAGCGCGTTCCGAACTGAGTAAAGAAGGCTACACCCTGCAATCCTGGGACATGCCCAAGTAACACAAGACGCTAGCGAGTGACGGAACATGTTCTGTCACTCGCCTTCTTGGTCTAACGATTAGAACCCGTTACCAACACTTTTCCCGCTACTTGCCAACTAACGCCAAAATAAATCCCACCGCGACTTGATCTTCTCTCCTCGCTGCGGCACGTTGCGCGCTTCTGCACAAAGGAGCCCCTCATGTCTGAATCAATGGCCCAGGCCTTTACCCATAACTTCCTCGGTCATTCGCCCCGTTGGTACAAGGCCTGCATTCTTGCCTTTCTGATCCTCAATCCAATGGTGCTCTGGGCATTCGGTCCTGTAGCCGCCGGCTGGCTGCTGGTGGCCGAGTTTATTTTCACCCTGGCCATGGCACTGCAGTGCTATCCGTTGATGCCCGGCGGCCTGTTAATGGTCGAAGCCTTGCTGTTACGAATGACAACGCCCGAAGCGCTGTACGACGAATTGCTGCACAACTTCCCGGTAATCCTGCTGC is a genomic window of Pseudomonas sp. ADAK18 containing:
- a CDS encoding sigma-54 dependent transcriptional regulator, which produces MVVTPTLRSLLVVDPCDDCHRLLPGLRTVGWDVDSCTLEAVGDRSCDVGLLRLQPFHLDRPEAVKELISRSGTEWIAVLSPEMLRLQNVGDFVCEWFFDFHTLPFDVSRVQVTLGRAFGMARLRGQGNTQVEQQEHELLGDSRPIRELRKLLAKLAPTESPVLIRGDSGTGKELVARTLHRQSQRHAKPFVAINCGAIPEHLIQSELFGHEKGAFTGAHQRKVGRIEAAHGGTLFLDEIGDLPMELQANLLRFLQEKHIERVGGSQPIPVDVRVLAATHVDLEAAIEKGTFREDLYYRLNVLQVMTAPLRERHGDVGMLASHFSHFYSRETGRRPRSFSEDALVAMGKHAWPGNVRELANRVRRGLVLAEGRQIEAMDLGLQSHQSIALPMATLEDYKHRAERQALCDVLNRHSDNLSVAARVLGVSRPTFYRLLHKHQIR